AAGAAAAATCTAAGACCCTATAAATTTTATGTTACACCGCTAAACTAAGCATAGAATTTACCTAAAAATTATTCGAAACTTATTTCAAATAAAAAAATTATTAATTACTAATTCATAGAGTCCCACTCATTGCCAAAAATGTAAAAATAAATGGAGGGAAATATATGGAGAAGAAAATCGTTTATTTTGAAAACCCTGGTGCGGAAAATACAGATGAAGTCATTAAACTGGTTAAAGAAAGGAAGGATGAACTGGGAATCGAAAATATCATTGTAGCCTCAGTCTCCGGTGCCACCAGTGTTAAGGTTTTGGAAAACATACCTGATGCCAATATTGTGAGTATCACCCATCATGCTGGATTTAGGGGTGGGGATGAACTGGAACTCAACCTGGAATACACTGAAAAATTGGAGAATGCTGGCGTACCTATATACGTTGGTTCACACTCTTTAAGTGGCGTAGGAAGGGGTATAAGTAACAAATTTGGTGGTATAACTCCAGTTGAAATCATTGCCGGTACTTTACGACTATTCTCTCAGGGAGTGAAGGTTTGTGTAGAAATAAGCGTAATGGCAGCAGATGCTGGACTTATACCCACTGATAAAGAAGTTATAGCCCTTGGTGGTACTGCTAATGGTGTGGATACTGCCATGATTTTGAAGCCCGCCCACATGGGTAACTTCTTTGACCTAAAGATAAATGAAATCATTGCTATGCCTAGACCTTAGAGTCTGGTGATTCCAACTGGTGATGTTGACCCCCACTGGTTCGATTGCTAAAGTTGTGAAATGGGTGAGTTCACAATCACTTCTTGGTTGGATGTTGTAGATGATCTTTGGATATTAGTCAAAAATTCTATGCTTGATGGTAAATTATTGGTTAAATAACCGTTGCTTTTAAATATAAGTTAGGACAATA
This DNA window, taken from Methanobacterium formicicum, encodes the following:
- a CDS encoding pyruvate kinase alpha/beta domain-containing protein, whose product is MEKKIVYFENPGAENTDEVIKLVKERKDELGIENIIVASVSGATSVKVLENIPDANIVSITHHAGFRGGDELELNLEYTEKLENAGVPIYVGSHSLSGVGRGISNKFGGITPVEIIAGTLRLFSQGVKVCVEISVMAADAGLIPTDKEVIALGGTANGVDTAMILKPAHMGNFFDLKINEIIAMPRP